The proteins below are encoded in one region of Acanthochromis polyacanthus isolate Apoly-LR-REF ecotype Palm Island chromosome 4, KAUST_Apoly_ChrSc, whole genome shotgun sequence:
- the amh gene encoding muellerian-inhibiting factor, translating into MSSLLTFPLVAEQNLKDILIGGKSGKNISTTPLLLFSGETGTDTSHAHVSGSSQTSFLCQLKRFLGAVLPRQHPEAPLLQLDSLMSLPPLKLGLTSSETLLAGTIRSSAPTILSFAKRGSALPVKHGELALSPALLEELRGRLEQTVARISEIIREEKVADGAVERLERLREVSEIQLKEAASGETQFRAFLLLKALHSVTFSYDMQRRLRAGRKGRNNPAGVSVCGLRSLTVSLERHLVGPHTANINNCYGSCAFPLTNANNHAVLLNSHIESSSVDERAPCCVPVAYEALEVMDWNEQGTYLSIKQDMIAKECGCR; encoded by the exons ATGTCCAGCCTCCTTACGTTTCCTCTCGTTGCAGAGCAAAACCTAAAAGACATCCTCATTGGTGgaaaatcaggaaaaaacatCAGCACCACCCCACTTCTGCTTTTCTCCGGGGAAACAGGAACCGATACCAG CCACGCTCATGTTTCAGGTTCCTCGCAGACCTCCTTCCTCTGCCAGCTGAAGCGTTTCCTGGGTGCCGTCCTGCCTCGCCAGCACCCCGAGGCTCCTCTGCTCCAGCTGGACTCTTTGATGTCGCTGCCTCCCCTGAAGCTCGGCTTGACCTCCAGCGAGACCCTGCTGGCAGGAACGATCAGGTCCTCGGCTCCCACCATCCTCTCCTTCGCTAAGCGGGGCTCGGCGCTTCCGGTCAAACATGGAGAGCTGGCCTTGTCTCCTGCTCTGTTGGAGGAGCTCAGGGGGAGGCTGGAGCAGACTGTGGCTCGGATATCGGAGATAATACGGGAGGAGAAGGTAGCTGATGGAGCCGTGGAGAGGCTGGAGAGGCTCAGAGAAGTCAGTGAGATTCAGTTGAAGGAAGCTGCGTCAG GAGAGACTCAGTTCCGAGCGTTTCTCCTGCTGAAGGCCCTCCATTCAGTGACCTTTTCCTACGACATGCAGAGACGACTGAGAGCCGGCAGAAAGGGCCGAAACAACCCAGCGGGGGTCAGCGTCTGCGGGCTGAGGAGCCTCACCGTGTCCCTGGAAAGGCACCTGGTCGGCCCGCACACCGCCAACATCAACAACTGCTACGGCTCCTGTGCTTTCCCCCTGACCAACGCCAACAACCACGCCGTCCTGCTCAACTCCCACATCGAGAGCAGCAGCGTGGACGAACGGGCGCCGTGCTGTGTTCCTGTGGCCTACGAAGCTCTGGAGGTCATGGACTGGAACGAACAGGGAACCTACCTGTCCATTAAACAGGATATGATAGCCAAGGAGTGTGGATGTCGCTGA